One window of Cucurbita pepo subsp. pepo cultivar mu-cu-16 chromosome LG19, ASM280686v2, whole genome shotgun sequence genomic DNA carries:
- the LOC111781875 gene encoding uncharacterized protein LOC111781875: MSLAFQYLSLSSSSPSPPPSSTFYFSTFLSRNPCLSLRYAPCRFHSTLHFQILDHKLRSPFNFGSINAHQFNPRVSISEGAGRRDGDDFDIDSLLSAAELFCLVTSLLASVGFALNCVKASSKSVFLAVFGDRILVGAILFLVAGVAIGAWIRRRQWNRIYRETAKGVLEVNLVERTNKLEEDLRNSATLIRVLSRQLEKLGNRFRDTRKALKKPVEETAALAQKTSEATRALAVRGDILENELGEIQKVLLAMQEQQQKQLELILAIGKSGKIWESRQERSGEQSPFGRHDLIDERINQKEVLDV; the protein is encoded by the exons ATGTCGCTTGCTTTCCAATACCTTTCACTGAGTTCGTCGTCTCCTTCCCCTCCCCCCTCTTCAACCTTTTACTTCTCCACCTTCTTGTCCCGGAATCCGTGCTTGTCTCTTCGATACGCCCCTTGCCGATTCCATAGCACTCtgcattttcaaattcttgaTCACAAGCTTCGAAGcccttttaattttggttcCATTAATGCCCATCAGTTCAATCCTCGAGTTTCTATATCTGAAGGAGCTGGACGGAGAGACGGTGATGATTTCGATATCGATTCTTTACTTTCAGCTGCTGAGTTGTTTTGCCTCGTTACGTCGTTGCTCGCTTCTGTTGGTTTCGCTTTGAATTGTGTGAAAGCCAGCTCTAAGAGTGTGTTTTTGGCGGTCTTCGGTGATAGGATTTTGGTTGGCGCAATTTTGTTTCTGGTGGCGGGGGTTGCAATTGGTGCTTGGATTCGTAGGCGGCAGTGGAATCGGATATATCGAGAGACGGCGAAGGGTGTATTGGAGGTGAATTTGGTGGAAAGAACCAACAAACTGGAGGAGGATTTGAGGAATTCGGCAACGCTTATTCGAGTATTGTCGAGGCAGCTGGAGAAGCTGGGGAATAGGTTTAGAGATACTCGAAAGGCTCTGAAGAAGCCCGTCGAGGAG ACTGCAGCTTTAGCTCAAAAAACCTCTGAGGCCACTCGAGCATTGGCAGTTCGGGGAGATATTCTGGAGAACGAGCTTGGGGAAATCCAGAAGGTCTTACTAGCTATGCAG gaacaacaacaaaagcaaCTTGAGTTGATTCTAGCAATAGGGAAGTCGGGAAAGATATGGGAAAGCAGACAAGAGCGTAGTGGAGAACAAAGTCCTTTTGGAAGGCACGATCTGATCGACGAACGCATAAATCAAAAGGAAGTCCTAGACGTTTGA